AATCGCTGCACAAACTGAATTTGCCGCTGGCGCAGGAGGAACCCTCGCGTTATCGACTGATAGGCGGACAAGGGAGGGAGGCGGGATGAGCATCGCGGTGCTGATCGTCGACGACTCGGCGGTGGTGCGGGAGATTCTGACCCAGATGCTGGCCACGGCGCCGGATATCGAGGTGATGGGGGCGTCGCCCGATCCGATCTTCGCCATGAACCGGATGAAGGTGCGCTGGCCGGACGTGATCGTGCTGGATATCGAAATGCCGCGCATGGATGGACTGACCTTCCTGCGCAAGATCATGGATGAGCGGCCGACGCCGGTGATCATCTGCTCCTCGCTGACCGAAAAGGGCGCCCGCATCACCATGGACGCGATGTCGGCGGGGGCGGTGGCGGTGATCACCAAGCCGACGGTGAATTTGAAGTCTTTCCTGCAGGATGCGGCCAAGGATTTGATTCAGGAGGTGCGCGACGCCGCGGGGGCCAGAATGGGCGTGATGAAGAAAATCGCCAGCCATGCGCCGGCGCGCGGCGGCGAACCGGCGCCCAAGCTGACCGCGGACGTGGTGTTGGAGGCGCCTTCCGGCTTGGAGAAGTACCGGACCACGGAAAAAATCATCGCCATCGGCACCTCCACCGGCGGCACCCAGGCGCTGGAGTTTCTGCTGCCCAGGCTGCCGGCCACCTGTCCCGGCGT
The Chromobacterium sp. IIBBL 290-4 DNA segment above includes these coding regions:
- a CDS encoding chemotaxis response regulator protein-glutamate methylesterase, yielding MSIAVLIVDDSAVVREILTQMLATAPDIEVMGASPDPIFAMNRMKVRWPDVIVLDIEMPRMDGLTFLRKIMDERPTPVIICSSLTEKGARITMDAMSAGAVAVITKPTVNLKSFLQDAAKDLIQEVRDAAGARMGVMKKIASHAPARGGEPAPKLTADVVLEAPSGLEKYRTTEKIIAIGTSTGGTQALEFLLPRLPATCPGVAVVQHMPEKFTASFAERLNKLCKVEVKEARSGDRLISGVALIAPGGKHLLVKRSGAQYMAEVKDGPLVSRHRPSVDVLFRSVAVTAGGNAVGVIMTGMGDDGARGMREMRDAGARTIAQDEESCVVFGMPAEAINHGGVDEVMSLERIAHTLAGIRG